One Marinibacterium anthonyi genomic region harbors:
- a CDS encoding Glycosyl transferase family 2, giving the protein MPNQNASQNSNQNTGQNTGQNITMTLLVRNEEDIVAENIRFHRALGVDSFIVMDNRSTDSTRNILKDLSRDIPIEYLHQPEDTYDQRTWVTQMARHAARDHGADWVINNDADEFWTPTEGGLKALLSRLDARTGTLAVKRHNAVVVTDSHDKLAGRSHPSLTTLFEAESRNNLGRPLPGKVLHRAIPDVSVAQGNHAVEGVPGETELAGDRLRILHFPHRTLGHYKQKIRLGGAAYARNDRLPKGLGATWRAHFAGLEDGTVDRFWQDIVHFAKDLRSGIRSGSLFHDDVVAAFLRA; this is encoded by the coding sequence TTGCCCAACCAAAATGCCAGCCAAAATTCCAACCAAAATACCGGCCAAAATACCGGCCAAAACATCACGATGACCCTTCTGGTGCGCAACGAGGAGGACATCGTCGCCGAGAACATCCGGTTTCACCGGGCGCTTGGCGTCGACAGCTTTATCGTGATGGACAACCGGTCGACCGACAGCACCAGGAACATCCTGAAGGACTTGTCCCGCGACATCCCGATCGAATATCTGCACCAGCCCGAAGACACCTATGACCAGCGCACCTGGGTCACCCAGATGGCCCGGCACGCGGCGCGCGATCACGGGGCGGACTGGGTCATCAACAACGATGCCGACGAATTCTGGACCCCCACCGAAGGCGGGCTGAAGGCGTTGTTGTCGCGGCTGGATGCGCGGACCGGCACGCTGGCGGTCAAGCGGCACAACGCCGTCGTGGTAACCGACAGCCACGACAAGCTGGCCGGGCGCAGCCATCCGAGCTTGACCACGCTGTTCGAGGCCGAGAGCCGCAACAACCTGGGCCGGCCGCTGCCGGGCAAGGTGCTGCACCGGGCCATTCCCGACGTGTCGGTCGCGCAGGGCAATCACGCCGTCGAAGGTGTTCCGGGGGAGACGGAGCTGGCGGGGGACCGGTTGCGGATCCTGCATTTCCCGCACCGGACGCTGGGCCATTACAAGCAGAAGATCCGGCTGGGCGGGGCGGCCTATGCCCGCAACGACCGGCTGCCCAAGGGGCTGGGCGCGACCTGGCGGGCGCATTTCGCGGGGCTTGAAGACGGCACCGTCGACCGGTTCTGGCAGGACATCGTGCATTTCGCGAAGGATCTGCGCAGCGGCATCCGGTCGGGCAGCCTGTTTCACGACGACGTGGTCGCGGCCTTTCTGCGCGCCTGA
- the recJ gene encoding Single-stranded-DNA-specific exonuclease RecJ encodes MAFLGVESSLTGRRWTGPSIETERAAEALSQATGLPRPICQVLARRGVPGEEAQAFLAPQLRDLLPDPRSMRDMEKAAARVLAAVSGRQRIAIFADYDVDGGSSAALLVSWLRSLGREATVYIPDRIDEGYGPNVPAMQALAKAHDLIICVDCGTLSHEPIAATGPVDVVVLDHHLGGETLPEALAVVNPNRQDEDGSLGHLCAAAVVFLMLVEAGRQMREAGQTGPDLMALLDLVALATVADVAPLIGVNRALVRQGLRVMARRERPGLVALSDVARMDTAPSTYALGFLLGPRINAGGRIGQADLGARLLSTLDPHEAAALAERLDVLNTERRTIEEVVRMAALEQAEARGLDAPLVWAAADGWHPGVVGIVASRLKEVTNRPAVVIGFDGDEGKGSGRSVSGVDLGASVHRLSGEGLLVKGGGHKMAAGLTVMRDRLEPAMERLSELLGRQGAGTVGPADLKLDGMLMPGAATVELVEALEAAGPFGAGAPAPRFALPDLMVRHAREVGSGHLKVSLSDGMGASIDGIAFGAFDGPMGAVLTRGDRARVHVAGRLDINTWGGRQSVQLRLEDAAPVGSG; translated from the coding sequence ATGGCCTTTCTGGGCGTTGAGAGCTCGCTGACCGGGCGGCGCTGGACCGGGCCTTCGATCGAGACCGAGCGGGCGGCCGAGGCGCTGTCGCAGGCGACAGGCCTGCCCCGGCCGATCTGCCAGGTGCTGGCGCGGCGCGGTGTGCCCGGCGAGGAGGCGCAGGCGTTCCTGGCGCCGCAGCTGCGGGACCTGCTGCCCGACCCCCGGTCGATGCGCGACATGGAAAAGGCGGCCGCGCGGGTGCTGGCGGCGGTGTCGGGGCGCCAGAGGATCGCGATTTTCGCGGATTACGATGTGGATGGCGGGTCTTCGGCGGCGTTGCTGGTCAGCTGGCTGCGGTCGCTGGGGCGCGAGGCGACGGTTTATATCCCGGACCGGATCGACGAGGGCTATGGGCCCAACGTGCCGGCCATGCAGGCGCTGGCGAAGGCGCATGACCTGATCATCTGCGTCGATTGCGGGACCCTGTCGCACGAGCCGATCGCGGCGACGGGGCCGGTGGACGTGGTGGTTCTGGATCACCACCTGGGCGGCGAGACGCTGCCCGAGGCGCTGGCCGTGGTGAACCCGAACCGGCAGGACGAGGATGGATCGCTGGGGCATCTGTGCGCCGCGGCGGTGGTGTTCCTGATGCTGGTGGAGGCCGGGCGGCAGATGCGCGAGGCGGGCCAGACGGGGCCGGACCTGATGGCGCTGCTGGACCTGGTGGCGCTGGCCACCGTGGCCGATGTGGCGCCGTTGATAGGGGTGAACCGGGCGCTGGTGCGCCAGGGCCTGCGGGTCATGGCCCGGCGGGAACGGCCGGGGCTGGTGGCGCTGTCGGACGTGGCGCGGATGGATACGGCGCCCAGCACCTATGCGCTGGGGTTCCTGTTGGGGCCCCGGATCAATGCCGGAGGGCGGATCGGCCAGGCGGACCTGGGCGCGCGGCTGCTGTCGACGCTGGATCCGCACGAGGCGGCGGCGCTGGCGGAACGGCTGGACGTGTTGAACACCGAGCGCCGCACGATCGAGGAAGTGGTGCGGATGGCCGCGCTGGAGCAGGCCGAGGCGCGGGGGCTGGACGCGCCGCTGGTCTGGGCCGCGGCGGATGGCTGGCATCCGGGTGTCGTGGGGATCGTGGCGTCGCGGCTGAAGGAGGTGACGAACCGGCCCGCTGTCGTCATCGGCTTTGACGGCGACGAGGGCAAGGGATCGGGGCGGTCGGTGTCGGGCGTGGATCTGGGCGCGTCGGTGCACAGGCTGTCCGGTGAAGGGCTGCTGGTCAAGGGCGGCGGGCACAAGATGGCCGCCGGGCTGACGGTGATGCGCGACCGGCTGGAGCCGGCGATGGAGCGGCTGTCGGAGCTGCTGGGGCGGCAGGGGGCCGGCACGGTGGGGCCGGCGGACCTGAAACTGGACGGGATGCTGATGCCCGGCGCGGCGACGGTGGAGCTGGTCGAGGCGCTGGAAGCCGCCGGGCCGTTCGGCGCCGGGGCTCCTGCCCCGCGCTTTGCACTGCCCGACCTGATGGTGCGCCATGCGCGCGAGGTGGGCAGCGGGCACCTGAAGGTGTCGTTGAGCGACGGGATGGGTGCGTCGATCGACGGGATCGCCTTTGGCGCCTTCGACGGGCCGATGGGCGCGGTGCTGACGCGCGGCGACCGGGCGCGCGTGCACGTGGCGGGGCGGCTGGACATCAACACCTGGGGCGGACGGCAGAGCGTGCAGCTGCGCCTGGAGGATGCCGCGCCGGTGGGTTCTGGGTAA